The DNA region ttcgccttgtttatttctgtttttcccAAATCAGTTGGATATCTGCCATTCAGGGTCCAGTTCCTCGCTTCCATTAGCCGTGGAATTGTATGCTTTGCACGTTTTGTTACTGCGGcggatttatttttaactttcaGCACAGTCCGGCACTTTGTACTGATCCATTTCAGGGTTGAATTGGCCCCAAAATCCTTCACCCAAGTAGGATTTAATTAGAGAATGTTGGGGAAAAACACATTCCGGCACCCGAACACTTTCATTCAGAAAAACCTAAGAGTGGTTAAAAATACTCGAGGCGAATTTATCAGCTGCcgcagcatcaacagcagaTTGCTGTTGGCCGTATTTTTGTGCTCTTAGCCATTTCTATTTGCATTCCCGGTGGCGGCGGACAGCCAGCAGAAATGTGCAAACTTAGTTCGACGAACAATCGCGCAATTAATTGGAAATAATTGCGGAATTCATTGCGCGTCAACCgcagcaaatatttatgaatttttgaTTACGATTCGCGGTAAAAGCCCTTTGAGAGACGCGGTTCGGGAACATGATTTCAGCAGAAGCAAGTTTTCCACTTGGTTTCATCCTAACGAGCCTGCTATTGGTTTTTCTCGGATGCCACGGAGAAAGGACGAATGTGGGTAAGTAAAGTGCATTTTTCGCTTAAGTTACGTAAGCAGGAACTCGCAGCGCAGCATGCAAATGTGTCATGTATTTTTATGCCGCATACGGACCGTTGGCCGATGGCCGATGGCTTCGGCGAATTcgcgaaataaaaatataaacagaACCCACTAAGCAAAACAAAGAGCGAAAAAGAGTGTCACTCTCTCTGAAATACTATTTGCCTGCAGGCCTCGTCTACGAGAACACCGAACCGGATCTAGAGAAGATCTTCCATCTGGCGATCAGCAAGGCGAATGAGGAGAATGAGGATCTGGAGCTGCACGGGGTGTCCGTCTCCATTGAGCCAGGAAACTCCTTCGAGACctccaagaagctctgcaaAATGCTAAGGGTATACTTCAACTAAAACACTAAAAACACTTGCCCAAGCAATAGCTAGggatatttaaatattgcGGTTATTGAAATCATACTCTTCCACTCATGCACAGCAAAATCTGGTAGCCGTGTTCGGACCCACCTCGAATCTGGCCGCCCGTCACGCGATGAGCATTTGCGACGCCAAGGAGCTGCCCTTTTTGGACACGCGCTGGGACTTTGGGGCCCAGCTGCCGACCATCAATCTGCACCCACATCCAGCAACGCTGGGCGTGGCCCTGCGGGACATGGTGGTGGCCTTGGGGTGGGAGAGCTTCACCATCATCTACGAGTCGGGCGAGTACTTGGCTACCGTGAGGGAACTGCTGCAGATGTACGGCACCGCTGGACCCACGGTCACGGTCCGCCGCTACGAGCTTGATCTGAACGGGAACTACCGGAATGTActgcggcgtatacgcaatgcaGATGACTTCTCGTTCGTGGTGGTCGGATCCATGGCCACCCTGCCAGAGTTTTTCAAGCAGGCCCAGCAGGTGGGTCTGGTGACCAGCGACTACCGCTACATCATAGGCAACCTGGACTGGCACACCATGGACCTGGAGCCATACCAACACGCCGGCACCAACATCACGGGTCTGCGCGTCGTGTCGCCGGATAGCGAACAGGTGCAGGAGGTGGCCAAGGCACTTTACGAGAGTGAGGAACCCTTCCAAAACGGTAAATCAAAAAATAATGTCACCCCCACCTGAAAGTGTCGTGCCACTGGGATCTAgacaatttatgcaaatccGAAATCCATTCGCTTGgctgaatttaaataattgaattgcaCTTTCATGGCCCCCAGCGCTGGTGGAAATGATAAATGACGTTAGCCTTTATGACTCCTCCTCCACAGTGTCCTGCCCCCTGACCAACAGCATGGCCCTGGTCTACGACGGCGTCCAGCTTCTGGCCGAGACCTACAAGCATGTGAACTTCCGGCCCGTGGCCCTCAGCTGTAACGATGACAGTGCCTGGGACAAGGGCTACACTCTCGTCAACTACATGAAGTCGGTGAGTCTGGGGCACAGTGGGGTACTTGAAGTGGCATAGCAATCAAACAAAGCTAAGCACgacattttaaatatacataaatgatCACAGAAGTGGCAATGCATCAACTTTTTTCCTTGACTCACTTCATTTGAATAAGATTTCTAGCTTGTTGTTTGGGCTATTTTTGATAATAATATCTTATAACGCGTCGGTTTTCTACTGTTATTCAATACGTGTTGACTTGTTTACAAGAACTCGATTATGTTCTGCCCAAAAATACGGCTTATAATCCTAtaaattttcaacattttcacTTCTTCTGAGAACTTTTTTCTCTGTACGGAAAACTTTCTGATTCTGAATAACTTATGCAACGAGTCTCGGTCAGCAGCTAACGCTGAATGGCCTCACGGGACCCATTCGGTTTGACTACGAGGGACTCCGCACGGATTTCAAGCTGGAAGTCATCGAGCTGGGCGTTTCGGGGATGCAGAAAATCGGACAATGGAGCAGCGAGGATGGCTTCCAGGAGAACCGCCCTGCCCCGGCGCACTCCTTGGAGCCGGATATGCGTTCGCTGGTGAACAAAAGCTTTGTCGTCATCACGGCCATTGTGAGTAGTGGGCGTGGGCATAAAGGTCTGGGGCCAAGCTGACCTTGACTTTCCTTCAGAGTGAACCCTATGGCATGCTGAAGGAGACCTCCGAGAAGCTGGAGGGCAACGATCAGTTCGAGGGCTTTGGCATCGAGCTAATTGACGAGCTGTCCAAGAAGCTGGGCTTCTCCTACACGTGGCGCCTCCAGGAGGACAACAAGTATGGTGGAATCGATCCCAAAACCGGCGAATGGAATGGCATGTTGCGTGAGATTATTGACAGTGTGAGTTTTGGCACATAAATCTAGTCCACATCCGTTTCTCTGCGGCCATTTAAATCAGTTAGCTTATCTCATGTGAGTCCTGCGTGGTTATTGATTTGCATTGAATAGCCATAAATGCTGCCATCATCGTTAACGTAAGCGTTAATGCCGTCATAAATGGCAGTCTATTTCAGAGTGCCTGTGGCCTCAATTGCCTCAAATTAATTTGGTTTATAGTTAAGCGATTAATCTGATATTCCCACATACTGCTGTTCGCATTTGGACACCATGATAAGTATATTAATTCCGCTTATTAGCAAACTTTGTGAGCTTTCATTCAATGATATACTTACATGTAACTTAGCTAGACAAATACCTTAAGCAACAAAATAGGCTTTTTACCGTCTAAACGTTTAAAATTCTATTACAACATGAGTGGTATTGACTAGTTTATTTATAGATCGATTCTTATAGTTTTTCAAACCATAAACAAATTACATCTGACTTTTCCCATGAGAGTTCCAACACCTCTAAGATCCAGAACGTATCAATAGCATGAAAGTAAATGAGGCACGATTTGTTGTAAATCACGATTATTTAGTTATGTTTTGAATCCTTGAAGGCGGTGTAGTGGAATTTTTGGCATGGGTGGATAGGCCTTCCTCCCTTTTCTTATTAAACAGAGACGAAATATACCGCGATCCGACTCTGCCCAGGAAGTGTCCGAATACGTTTCCAAATGTTCCTCCTTGGGGCGGAACACCATCAATCAAAACTCTCCGGTACTCCCTGTAGTCATGAATAAACCTTTCAAATTGTTGCCTGTCTGCGTCGGATAGAGGAACGTCTGTGGGATAGCGATGATAAAAAGCGATTAGCTCCGGAATATTTCTTTCCTTAATAGAGTCATTCACAAATGGATTGTGAAAGATGTTAAGCAAATTATTCCTATGGGCCTCATAGCTTGAACTGTATGTGCAAGCACTTGCGAAACGAACAATGCCTAATAATACGCATATTAGCAGGCTGCTAATATAAAACTGCATAGTTTGATTGGTTTTTAGAAACTAACAGTTGATTTCGTGGTAAGAGGCATTTATAGTAGTCAATCAAATCACTTCTAGAATCTAACCTGCACCTATACTCAACGTCATGTTAATCGCAAACAATTCCTAATAATTACAACTCATTTAAGTATAATTTCTTAGAACATTTAATGCGCTTTCAATACTAAAGTAGCTAAAATATAGATCCGATTAAAGGCGTgcaattatatttaaaattgcataGTAATTAGATGATTCTTTAATAAATTTGCGCGCTTGGCAAATTCAAACCCATATTTTAAACATTGTCCAATTACAAAGCTCAATCGTGCGTATGCGCCATATTTACATGTGCATACACATTTCTATTAATAAATTCATGAGTTCATGGTTACAGAGAGGCCAAACAATAATCTTTCATATTTAATTAGCGCGCTGACATGGGCATTACGGATCTGACCATGACATCGGAACGAGAGAGTGGCGTGGACTTTACCATACCCTTTATGAGTCTGGGTAAGAGCATTACAATTTATTCAGCAAGTAAATAAACACAGtatgaaaatcaaaatgcctcataaattataactttattaatttaattttacatcaatttctataaatattttctacattttatttaaatatttttaatgacttGCTCCTTATCAAGGGCctagtttcaattttcaatgaaattgaaaatattaaatactacCGATTAGCTGATTATTTTAAACCACGAATCAATTCCAGGAATCGGCATCCTTTTTCGCAAACCGATGAAGGAGCCACCGAAGCTGTTCTCCTTCATGTCCCCGTTTTCTGGAGAGGTCTGGCTCTGGTTGGGTCTGGCCTACATGGGCGTTTCCATCAGCATGTTCGTGCTGGGACGTCTTTCTCCGGCGGAGTGGGACAACCCGTATCCCTGCATCGAGGAGCCAACGGAATTGGAGAATCAGTTTAGTTTCGCCAACTGTCTGTGGTTCTCCATAGGTGCTTTGCTTCAGCAGGGATCTGAACTGGCTCCCAAGTAAGCCccattatatttatattaaagttAGTGCGCTAAAGGTAATATCGTTTTTAAGGGCTTACTCAACTCGGGCCGTGGCCGCTTCCTGGTGGTTCTTCACATTGATTCTGGTCTCCTCTTACACTGCTAATCTGGCGGCTTTTCTCACTGTGGAGTCTTTAGTAACGCCAATTAACGATGCGGATGACTTATCAAAGAACAAGGGCGGAGTAAACTACGGGGCCAAAATTGGGGGAGCtacttttaacttttttaaGGTAAGGTCATGACTATGACTATCTGTCTATCCAATCTGTTTATCCAATGTCATGTATGAGTGCTTTTGTCCAGGAATCAAACTATCCTACATACCAGCGGATGTACGAGTTCATGAGGGATAATCCGCAGTACATGACCAACACCAACCAGGAGGGAGTTGATCGAGTGGAGAACTCCAACTACGCGTTTCTCATGGAGTCGACCACCATAGAGTATATCACAGAGCGTCGATGCACGCTCACCCAGGTGGGAGCATTGCTGGACGAGAAGGGATACGGCATAGCCATGCGAAAGAGTAGACAGCTGAGAGTGCACGTGGTATTGGGACACATGCTGACCAAGATCTGTGCTTTCAGACTGGCCGTACAGGGACACGTTGAGCCAGGCCGTTCTGGAGATGCAGGAGCAGGGACTGCTGACCAAGATGAAGACCAAGTGGTGGCAGGAGAAGCGCGGCGGGGGAGCATGTTCGGTAAGTGACCAGCCTAATCTCAATCTCTGGCAGCTCGTccatgtgtgggtgtgtgcagGATTCGGACGAGGACTCTGGCGCCGTGGCCCTGGAGATTAGTAACCTGGGCGGTGTTTTCCTGGTGATGGGAGTGGGCTCCTTCTTTGGCATCTTTGTCTCCCTGCTCGAGATGGTGCTGGGCGTTAAGGAGCGCAGCGATGAGAACCAGGTATCCGCCAGGGAATATTCCAGCTTCGAGAATACCCCGCCTCACGATCCGACTAGCTGGCCTGCCTTTATTGCACACACACTTTAAAACTTTGACATCTCCGACATCCTCCGAAAAACCCACAGGAAGCCCCCGACTCAGATGCCTCCTCGCTGGGATTCGCTAATTTGGGCGGCGTCTACCTGGTCATGTTTGTGGGCAGCTGTTTTGGCTGTATTTACGGCCTGGTCAACTGCGTGGTGAGCGTCTACTTGAGTGCGCGGGAGAACAAGGTAACGCGGATGGAGACCTATAAATATTTCCTGCTGTTCGTGACTAAAACTGCCGGAGAAAGGGTCGCCCTCATCTGAATAACGGACTCGATTCATCGGCTCTGCTGAACGACAGCTCGAAGCCATAAATACATTCACAACCTTTTCATTTGTGTCgtcttaaatatttcaattttcctAATATGTCATTTTGTTCTAAACTACAATGCCTAGTTCATGAATGCTTTACGATAGATTTCATCTGCATGCCAGTTTCGCCCTTCTATTAGTGAAGTGTTTACTCAACAACTGCACTTTCGTATCGGCAGGTGAGCTTCAAGACGGAACTTCTGGACGAGATCCGCTTCATATTACAATGCTCCGGCAATACCAAAGCGGTGAAGTATCCGAAGAACTCCTCGCGATCCAATGCGAGCTCGAAGTCAAAAGGCTCTTCCATGTCAGTGGATTCATTGCCCGAGGATAACTCAGAAGCTGATACACCTGGCAAGCATAACCATGCCAAATAGTGAATTAACCAGGCGATTGTATCGTTTGTATCACACAGTGAAATAGCATGCATggaaatttataataataaaaaaactattgTGAGAAATATTAGGTTTTGATGGGATAATAAGATTAAGTAATTACGCTGCGTATTATATAAAACTTGATGCCTATATTTGACCGAGAATCTAAATAAAATCGGTACCACTCAAAAGTTCTAATAATGATTCCTTGGAATCGATAACAATTTTAAACCGTCTCTTAATCAATATCAAATATTGTAAGGCTCTTCTGTTTCAGAGAGTTGGTATTAAGTAGCAGAGTTGTTTGAGTATAAACATGTCGAACTTAACTTTTCCCGACATGGGATATTGTAAAAAGTTTCCCACTAAGGAAAACGACTAGTATAAAGATAAAATATCAGCACTGTTGAGCACAGCTTCCAAGCTTTTACGATTTTGATTTCCTAAGGCTTACAACGTAAACTTAGGTCTTGCGCAGGTTCTATTAGTCAGATGTAGAGGTCGcttgaaaatatgtaaaatacGCGTAAAATACTCAACGCTACTCAAACATTTTCGGTCGTACCAAAGACTATTACAGATTGAGTCATTGGTCGTATCTTTCTCAAATATTGCGACACGACCAATTCCAAAAGTGAGAACCATTTGTTCTTAGACTTACATAAAACTATTGAACTTATGTAGATCACCGTATTTTGTAACAACTGTAACTATTACACggtttattatacccgttcCCCTAGAGTAatagggtatactaaattcgttgaaaagtatgtaacaggcagaaggatcatgatcatgatcatgatcaggatcaatagtcaaTCTGGCCCTCTTcttccgtctgtccgttctTTTGTCCGTTggtctgtccgtctgtatgaacgGCGAGATCTCCGGAACTAAAAAagctctaacgcccaccaaccgccaaaagctgtcaGTGATGAAATATCACAGATAGTCGGGTAACTCGACTAGTATTTATTCCAGAAATGAAACAATCATTTGTTTCCTTTTGcatatcaatatatttatcGATTTTCTCATATTATCGAGTGTCTTGACACATATTTTTACTGATACATGCAATATATTGGAAACTCCCTTGCGGAAATACATTTAATGCTTTTTGTTAGACACTGAGATGTTGAAAAGGTAAAATTGTACGAAGTTTTGTGTTTGTAGGAGTACCGACCGGCCATGTTCCTCATGAGGGTCTGTATGTATAAGTGGGTACACGGGTATATGTTGTTTATCGTGTGTAAGTTGTATAATAACACGAGTACCATTGTCGTATATAACTATAGTATTTAAGTTTGCATCTTAAGGTATGCCGCCGCAATATTTGCCCAACTGTTTGAATCCGTATTCTATATTGCAATAAGTTTGTATTGGCCACAttcacgcacacactcgcaagCACACatttgttaatatattttgattaaacTTTATAACTTTAATACCTGATCATTAcagtttagttttaattagtttagCTATAATTGCAtagttatatatttgtatattatttgttCTCATATTATGTGTAAATCGCGtgtttaaatttcatttcagcccccattttatgcaaatggcggaaaatatttttcaaattcaaatttaatgcTCAACAATTAACTACGTAAACAACACAACTCATCGCTTAGGCTTAACCGTCTAAAGGAAATTTGTTAGTTTACTAAATAGTATGGATTTGCATAGTTGATTTGCTATTTGTTCAACATTCAAttatctattttatttatttactataaATGTTTTGCCGCTGATGCAGCTGTCTTTTTTTGTGGTTATTGAAAGGCTAGCGTCAAATGTTTTTTCACACTAAACGCTTGGAGAGGCAGGCAGttaaattatatgtatattttaaagcGACAGGCTGCATTAGGGGATCCAATAGTAAGGGTGGTGGTAAATTAACCAGCAATCAGATGCTGTGAAGCATATAATGGGCAGCAAACAATTGTTCGAGTAATTTATGCACTCAATTGCACTTTCATGATAGCTGCGGCTTTTCGAATCTGTTCCTGATTTGCTTATACTCAGATATGTCAGATATGTATGCACTGTGTATCGGTGGGTGTGTCAGTGGAGTTTCCGTGGTAAAGAGGGGTTCTCATTTCTGCCAGTTTCATTTGCCGGCTATTAGTGGCGCAAATTTAAAGCAGTAAATCGAGTAGGATTTCTATTCAAAAATAGCATAAAAAGAAGAAGGGGAAAGGGAGTTTGCGGGAGTCTAGCTCTCGTAAAAAGTTGTAAGCTCGTCTAGGTTTTCCTTTGGTCTCTTGTGTTTGAGTGTTTGCAATGTGTGTTTGGGTTGAGGGATTACAAAGCTACAAGGTATGTATGTCCATTGTACAACAACGAATCCATGAAtgcacatttgcatttgggTTTGTCTGCGCGTTGCAGGGAACTTAAAGCTGAACGTTTCGATACACACATAAAGCATTTGTTAGTTACTAATAGTTACAGGCAAAAAGGAAGTCAACAATCAGATAGGTTCTAGGATGGGGCTTTGTGTTTCTTAAAAGGTGTTAAGAGTAGTTGCTCACACCGATTGGGAATATTTCCCTAATATTGTCTAACTAACATCTAGGCGTGGTGTTTACTCAATACAATTTGATATACTTTGGTAATAAGTATAATATATTCAGCTAACGGCTATCGACCAGTACTTTACCTAAAACAAACTCAAAAAGGTGGCAAAGTCATGCCAAATCAAACGGTTATCAATTTGTCATTAGTCATCTGTTTTGGAGTATCTTTGGTTAGttcacatatgtatgtatgtatatattccatattccTTGCTCTATATTTATGTGTATAATACTAGACTCAGTTTGTTGTAAGTGGTACATACAAATTACACAAAGTTTGGTTTGATTCtcgatttgatttttgttcatCGTCTTTGAGCGCTTTGTTTACTATTTTATCAGTAAATATCTTGTGTATCtatattgtatttttgtaGGTATAACACTGTATTCATCTCAaaagttcattaaaataaatgccttttAGTTTGTTTGCTGGCACTTCAGTGCCGAAGTGTTTGTATCTGATAATGTCGTGTAAATAGTTCCTTGTTTAattggtggtgggtggtggggtcTGGGTTTAGTAAGTAGTTGGTTAGTTAGTTGATTAGTTTGTCTTGGCTTGCCTTTGAGTGTTGGCTAAAAGAAGGGCCGAAAGAGGTTTTAGGAACCCGCTCCACTGGCGGAGGAGTTTCGAAGAAGCTGTTCGGAAAACTCTAAATCACTTGAAAATTCGCATGCGAATTCAGCACATATGCATACACATTTCGCAGGACTCTAATCCTGGGTCCTGCGTCCGTGTATGCTGCTGCTTGTATTGGTATTGCTATTAGTTTTTGGGCCCTCTCAAATGACACTCATGCGACGCCTGCCATTTCCGGTGCCCTCGGCTCAGTTGGCGTTGGCCAGTGTCTCGTGGCACACCTCCATGTAGTCCGGATCGTGCATGATGCCCTTTATCATGTCCTTCAGCATTGTGTAGCGTGGAAATATCGGATACATCTTTGAGCTGCCGTACTCTTCCTGCGGGTTCAGATACGTATTAAAATACAACGTGAACTTTGCACCGGATGCCACTCACCTTCAACACACGTATGAGGTGTCGCAGTCCCAAGTACTTTTTCAGCAAGCGGTACAAGTCGTTTATTAGCTGCGTATTCTCATGTTCGATTTGGGCCGTTGTCATATCTGCGAGTGCATGTGTCTTCAACATTTTACTTTAATCATTGGACAGGGGTCTGACTTCACTTACGTTCCAATCGCTCCATCCGCTCCCGCCGCTCAGCCGCCTCCTCTGCCAGGCGGGCAGAGGTCTTCACTCCCTCGCCGGACTTCTGGGTCTTCTCCATGATCGAGCAGGCCCGCATCACGTAGGAGGGGACCGTCTCCTGCTTCTCCTGCCGCGGGATGTCCACCAGAGTCCAGTACTGGGTCTCCAGGCGGATAACTTCCTGTGGGAGGAATGATTTAATCTATATCTGTAGCTGCTTGAACCGAGGTAGTTATGTCTTAAATAAATGCTTTTCAATCTGATGATGCCCAACCCAACATGCGGAATTTCCACAGACGTTGAATTTGTATATTCGAAGCTCTTCTATACTCAGTATTCGGTGATTAGGCTACTTAAGATTATACTTGCATCTTGCAGTAAAGGGTAGTCAACATGATTTAAAGACACACATTTTACTGACCTTAATCATCAGCTTGAGCATGGGATAGCGTTGGAATATGTTGCGTTGGCTCTTCGAGTCGCCGTACTTGTTCATGAGGTTGATCAGGGCTTTCTTGGCGGTCTCGTAGGACTCCTCCAGGCGAAGGCGCAAGGATCGCAGGCGCTCGTTTGTCTCGATCACCTCGTCCCGCGTCATTCCACTGGGCGCCCCCTCGTCCTTCACATCCTGCACGATTCGGCGCACACTCTGCGTGAACTTGCCCACGAAGTTTGTGGTTGCTAGatggcaaaaaatataaattaaacgaTAAAACAAAATACGTAGTAAAATAGTTTAATTGTACGGAAATTGCGCGAAACACTGTCATTCATTAATCGAATTTCAGTATACACGCGCATTAACCCTTAATTAATCTGCGATTCATGCGGAAATTGTTCGACTATGGGAAAGTCTAACTATTATGCCATGATGAAATCGCATCGAACCAgactatttatttttattaaaaatagatttatcctacttttctttttcctccCTTCTACACTTCGGCGGGAATCGAACCCACGGCGAAAAAACATTGTGGTGCCGCAAGCGAATCGCGCTAACCGGAGCACCACGGCCACTATCACAATTCAACTGTCTCATGTTCGATTTGTTTGCGTCGCTTTTTAGAGCTCTTATACTGAAGTAATATCTACATCTACAGTATGTGTATAGTTTCAcccaataaaatgaaaatgtgttGTTAACTTAGTTAAAGGCAAGGAGGAGTATTTtagaaatgttttaatttcatttctttttattatttttgttattatttaaaagtttggTTATCTccttaattttaaaagaaaccACTTTATAGGGCtgtacaattttattttctttctaCAATGTagattataaaaaatgtaatcttggtatttaatgaaatataatttgatccataaaattcattaatatttaatatgcgtattattttttttttaccttttaaataaaatataaggTCTAGTATAGGTCTTGTAAATAGTATTTTATTGAAAAGGATAAATTCATAGTTTGTGTATAAAAATTGTGGTACAAATTACCATCAAAAAGAAAGAATCCCTGCCTTTTAATGAACAATTTTTGGTGACGACAAAATTCCAAAATTTACTTCCAATGGCTTCATAAAAACTCTTTCAGAATTTTCATTTGAACAAAACATTAAAgtattcatttgcatttcggtTTTTATTGGTCGATGGGTCTACATTTTCACGACGCCCATTATGCAACAAATGGCAAAACTCCAGCCTCAATTGAGAGCCGTTTAATGGGCATTTCGTTGAGATGGCGAAAATGGCAATTAGCATTCGTCATTGTCAGTCCGTTTCTGAGTCTGTAAAGTCATGCAAAACGTGACATATCCCAGTCCCCCAATTCATATTTGTGTTTGGTTCGTGCCTTTAGAAGGGGCTCGTTGATGGCAGATTCTGGCGGTGACTTGAAACCCGGCGAATTAGTCGGCGATGCATCTATCTATTTGGATGCACATTCTAATTGAAAACCCGGCCATCTGTGGACTTATACAGAGGCGTTCCCTTATGCGGAAAGTGCGCTGTCAGTTTGTACTGTTCCGCCGTGAATCATAATTCCGGCATAAAGAGACCGCATTGTGGGTGTCTGGAAAACTCTAATTGCAGCTGGAATTACTGCGGTCAAGGACTTTGGCCGCTAACGTAGATCGTGACGTATCCACTTGCAGAGACTGTGAGCAATCCCATAGTTATATTAATAACTGGTCTGGGTCTGGTATTACACTGGATGTATTGTTGACTTAAGAGAGTGGCAAAGAGCACAGCTTGTTCGCTCTTATTTGCTTATTAAATTTCTGCTCGGCTCGAGGTTTATACATATAGTCGTATACCAAGCGGAATATCATCAGTGCAAAGTCAAAAATCTGGCGGTAAACACTGCTGTGTCGCGATCCGCGAAAAAATacatcaaaaacaaaagcaaaaccaaaaattccaaaagaaaaaacaaataaaagtgagCAAAAGATACTATAACatcaaagaaagaaaaataacaaacgaaatatatataacGCATACATtggtatacatatgtagacaTACAAGTACACACATCGCGCCGAAATAACTTAAGAATAAACAGAATGCAAATTGAACTGAAAATACATGTGCTAAATGCTGAAACTAAGAGAAATAGAGAAAAACTCTCTAGAACTGTGCAGCCCAGtggaaaatttgaaaatatttggaaGCTATTCAGCTGAATCTCGAGATCGCAGCATATGTGTTTGTCTATTTGCTCGATCGAAACTATCGACGGGGCATGAGCTTATTGAGTGTTTGCCCCATGATTGGTTTATCAGTATGCCATACAGAGCCAATGTTTATCGATTCGCTCTCGACCGACCAGTTGGCCTTTTGCTCGGCTTGTGATTTTTGCCAGTGCAGCAATTTCTGAAAAATCGCAAATAATTCGTGCTTGTGTTATTTATCCCTCTTCTCCGCTCGTCTTTGGACCGATTTTTTTCAGTACT from Drosophila santomea strain STO CAGO 1482 chromosome 3R, Prin_Dsan_1.1, whole genome shotgun sequence includes:
- the LOC120452688 gene encoding glutamate receptor ionotropic, kainate 3 isoform X2, which produces MISAEASFPLGFILTSLLLVFLGCHGERTNVGLVYENTEPDLEKIFHLAISKANEENEDLELHGVSVSIEPGNSFETSKKLCKMLRQNLVAVFGPTSNLAARHAMSICDAKELPFLDTRWDFGAQLPTINLHPHPATLGVALRDMVVALGWESFTIIYESGEYLATVRELLQMYGTAGPTVTVRRYELDLNGNYRNVLRRIRNADDFSFVVVGSMATLPEFFKQAQQVGLVTSDYRYIIGNLDWHTMDLEPYQHAGTNITGLRVVSPDSEQVQEVAKALYESEEPFQNVSCPLTNSMALVYDGVQLLAETYKHVNFRPVALSCNDDSAWDKGYTLVNYMKSLTLNGLTGPIRFDYEGLRTDFKLEVIELGVSGMQKIGQWSSEDGFQENRPAPAHSLEPDMRSLVNKSFVVITAISEPYGMLKETSEKLEGNDQFEGFGIELIDELSKKLGFSYTWRLQEDNKYGGIDPKTGEWNGMLREIIDSRADMGITDLTMTSERESGVDFTIPFMSLGIGILFRKPMKEPPKLFSFMSPFSGEVWLWLGLAYMGVSISMFVLGRLSPAEWDNPYPCIEEPTELENQFSFANCLWFSIGALLQQGSELAPKAYSTRAVAASWWFFTLILVSSYTANLAAFLTVESLVTPINDADDLSKNKGGVNYGAKIGGATFNFFKESNYPTYQRMYEFMRDNPQYMTNTNQEGVDRVENSNYAFLMESTTIEYITERRCTLTQVGALLDEKGYGIAMRKNWPYRDTLSQAVLEMQEQGLLTKMKTKWWQEKRGGGACSDSDEDSGAVALEISNLGGVFLVMGVGSFFGIFVSLLEMVLGVKERSDENQVSFKTELLDEIRFILQCSGNTKAVKYPKNSSRSNASSKSKGSSMSVDSLPEDNSEADTPGKHNHAK
- the LOC120452688 gene encoding glutamate receptor ionotropic, kainate 2 isoform X1 — protein: MISAEASFPLGFILTSLLLVFLGCHGERTNVGLVYENTEPDLEKIFHLAISKANEENEDLELHGVSVSIEPGNSFETSKKLCKMLRQNLVAVFGPTSNLAARHAMSICDAKELPFLDTRWDFGAQLPTINLHPHPATLGVALRDMVVALGWESFTIIYESGEYLATVRELLQMYGTAGPTVTVRRYELDLNGNYRNVLRRIRNADDFSFVVVGSMATLPEFFKQAQQVGLVTSDYRYIIGNLDWHTMDLEPYQHAGTNITGLRVVSPDSEQVQEVAKALYESEEPFQNVSCPLTNSMALVYDGVQLLAETYKHVNFRPVALSCNDDSAWDKGYTLVNYMKSLTLNGLTGPIRFDYEGLRTDFKLEVIELGVSGMQKIGQWSSEDGFQENRPAPAHSLEPDMRSLVNKSFVVITAISEPYGMLKETSEKLEGNDQFEGFGIELIDELSKKLGFSYTWRLQEDNKYGGIDPKTGEWNGMLREIIDSRADMGITDLTMTSERESGVDFTIPFMSLGIGILFRKPMKEPPKLFSFMSPFSGEVWLWLGLAYMGVSISMFVLGRLSPAEWDNPYPCIEEPTELENQFSFANCLWFSIGALLQQGSELAPKAYSTRAVAASWWFFTLILVSSYTANLAAFLTVESLVTPINDADDLSKNKGGVNYGAKIGGATFNFFKESNYPTYQRMYEFMRDNPQYMTNTNQEGVDRVENSNYAFLMESTTIEYITERRCTLTQVGALLDEKGYGIAMRKNWPYRDTLSQAVLEMQEQGLLTKMKTKWWQEKRGGGACSDSDEDSGAVALEISNLGGVFLVMGVGSFFGIFVSLLEMVLGVKERSDENQEAPDSDASSLGFANLGGVYLVMFVGSCFGCIYGLVNCVVSVYLSARENKVSFKTELLDEIRFILQCSGNTKAVKYPKNSSRSNASSKSKGSSMSVDSLPEDNSEADTPGKHNHAK